Proteins encoded in a region of the bacterium genome:
- a CDS encoding class I SAM-dependent methyltransferase — MKEEQTLVNDVKQFWSSHPMAYNFPTKNLSKDLLAQIDQKFYKKAVNCYNGDGKKLYSDYIDYNEVIKNKSVLEIGYGMGTMMQCFCENGANYFGIDLSDFHFAAAQFRKSMFNLNADVVLGNAESLPYGDNQFDFVFSHGVIHHTPQTEKVCDEIYRVLKPGGKFLVMVYHMNSIRVRWDYHIKHSFFRWQKGLKTFCSIQEALNYHTDNHDSNRGGSPLAKAYTRTTGAKLFEKFKHLHIDVTSNPIEFEKFPFHPFGKLMPFSLRKKLSKKWGYFLMINGQK, encoded by the coding sequence ATGAAGGAAGAACAAACCTTGGTTAATGACGTAAAGCAATTTTGGTCAAGTCATCCAATGGCATACAATTTTCCGACTAAAAACCTTTCGAAAGATTTGCTTGCGCAGATTGATCAAAAATTTTATAAAAAGGCTGTCAATTGTTATAATGGTGATGGCAAAAAACTCTACTCCGATTATATTGACTATAATGAGGTGATCAAGAATAAGAGTGTTCTGGAAATTGGATACGGAATGGGCACTATGATGCAATGTTTTTGTGAAAATGGAGCTAATTATTTTGGAATTGATCTTAGTGATTTTCATTTTGCTGCAGCTCAATTTCGAAAATCCATGTTTAATCTTAACGCCGATGTTGTATTAGGAAATGCAGAAAGTTTGCCTTATGGGGATAATCAATTTGATTTTGTTTTTTCACATGGGGTTATCCATCATACGCCACAGACCGAAAAGGTATGTGATGAAATTTATAGAGTGCTAAAGCCGGGCGGTAAATTTCTTGTTATGGTTTATCATATGAATTCGATTCGAGTAAGATGGGACTACCACATTAAACATTCCTTCTTTCGATGGCAAAAAGGATTAAAAACATTTTGTAGCATTCAAGAAGCGTTGAATTATCATACGGATAACCATGACTCAAATCGAGGCGGCTCACCACTGGCTAAAGCGTATACACGAACGACAGGCGCCAAATTGTTTGAAAAATTTAAACACCTGCACATTGATGTTACTAGCAATCCCATTGAGTTTGAAAAATTTCCCTTTCATCCTTTTGGTAAATTGATGCCCTTTTCATTAAGAAAAAAATTATCCAAAAAATGGGGATATTTTTTGATGATTAATGGGCAAAAATGA